The DNA window AACCGTTCCACGTGGACCATCTCGGCGTCGTGGCCGTTCCCCGGAAGGTGTGACCGTCACCGGAAGTATTTACGTCTCGGGTGGCTAAATCTCGAAAAATGGATTTGGGTTCGGCCGAGAATTTCACCGACCTAGGGACGCTCGGCGTCGAAGAGGAGTTCTACGTCGTCGACGAGCGAGGCGTCCCGACCGCAGGGACAGACGAACTCGTCTACCAGACCGACCCACCGGAGATACTCGACGGTCGCTTGGACCACGAACTGTTCAAATGCGTCATCGAGACGCAAACGCCGAAAACGACGCTTTCGGACGTTGACGACAATGTGAGGCGAGTACGCGAAGCTCTCGTCGAGCACGCCAGTTCGCAGGGATTCGGCATCGCGGCGGCGGGTCTCCACCCCGGCGCGAAGTGGCGTGAACTGGATCACGCCGAAAAGCCGCGCTACCGAGCGCAACTCGACCGAATTCAGTACCCGCAACACCGCAACACGACCGCCGGGCTACACGTCCACGTCGGCGTGGACGACGCGGACGCGGCCGTCTGGGTGGCAAACGAGATTCGCTGGTATCTCCCCGTCATGCTGGCGTTATCGGCCAACTCGCCGTATTGGAACGGCTACGACACCGGCTTGCAGTCAGCACGGGCGAAGATATTCGAGGCGCTGCCGAACACCGGCATGCCGACCGATTTCGAGGATTACGAGGCGTTCTCCGAGTTCGAGCGGACGATGGTCGAAACGGGGTCGATAAACGACCGCGGCGAACTCTGGTACGACGTTCGCCCCCACTCCGGCCACGGGACGGTCGAGGTTCGAACACCCGACGGGCAGGCCGACCCGGAACGCGTGCTCGCGTTCGTGGAGTACACCCACGCCCTCGTGACCGACCTCGTGGAGCGCTACGAGGACGGCGAGTCCGGCTACCGCCACCGCCGCGAACTGCTGGACGAGAACAAGTGGCGTGCGATACGCTACGGCCACGACGCTTCCTTTATCGACCGCGACTGTGACGGCGAAATCTCGCTCGGCGAGGTGGTTGACCGCGAGTGCGACCGCCTCGGCGTCAGCGGCATCGGCGACATCTACGACGCGGAGAGCGGTGCCGAGTGTCAACGGCGACTCCACGAGGAAGACGG is part of the Haladaptatus paucihalophilus DX253 genome and encodes:
- a CDS encoding glutamate--cysteine ligase, translating into MDLGSAENFTDLGTLGVEEEFYVVDERGVPTAGTDELVYQTDPPEILDGRLDHELFKCVIETQTPKTTLSDVDDNVRRVREALVEHASSQGFGIAAAGLHPGAKWRELDHAEKPRYRAQLDRIQYPQHRNTTAGLHVHVGVDDADAAVWVANEIRWYLPVMLALSANSPYWNGYDTGLQSARAKIFEALPNTGMPTDFEDYEAFSEFERTMVETGSINDRGELWYDVRPHSGHGTVEVRTPDGQADPERVLAFVEYTHALVTDLVERYEDGESGYRHRRELLDENKWRAIRYGHDASFIDRDCDGEISLGEVVDRECDRLGVSGIGDIYDAESGAECQRRLHEEDGFETVCESLLL